The Humulus lupulus chromosome 7, drHumLupu1.1, whole genome shotgun sequence region ttagagctcctttaattttttttaattattcaattttctttctttctctctccaaatttattagttttattttttatttattcttttctattatattaattaataaaaaattttaaagatataatacttaaataatgtaaataaaaaaaatatacgaCGTAATGTAAAAAAAGTTATTTTGTCTtgattttgtaattaaaaaaaattatatggaatTATACCGTGATAAAACCACGACTTGTTTAAAGTAGTCAATAGCCTCTTAAAAAATctaagaaataattttttttatatgttaattatagAATATATTGATCTTCTTGAAAAAAAATTTATAGGGAAAACTGGCAACTAATGtcctattttttttcaaaattgaaGTATTAAGTCCTTAATCTTTTCTTTTTTGTAGTAATAGTCCCTAACAGTCATATTTAGTCCCAATTTTAACGGACAAATAACGATATGAGAAAAATGCACACTAATTTTGTAACATTATATActtttgttgtaaaaaaaaaagacttaaaAGCTACCCTTGTAAAAAAAAAGTAGAGACTCTAACAATAATTACCCAAATAAAAAATCAGTATTTTCACGTgctatattttttctaaaaaataatttaccaATCTATTAGTAGGAGTACACTCAATATAtgctatatataatatatatgtaaaatgaTATGTATTTTAAcaccattaattaattaatataattttatatatatatatttgaagtaatttatatatatatatttgttgcaatATATATTGTTCCTtagtttatatattatttttgctaatatacattaatttaattttttttatttatacataattAATTGTTTAGTGTACGTAACAAAATGCTGTGCAGCTAACAATGGTGATTAACGAAGCACTGAGGCTTTATCCACCAGTGACGGTGGTGTCAAGAGAGGCCTTCAAGGACATGAAGTTCGGAGATATCAACGTACCCAAGGGCATGAACGTGTGGACCATGGTGGTCACCCTACACACCGACCCGGACATATGGGGGCCCGATTCCTACAAGTTCAACCCGGATAGATTCGCCAACGGTATAACCGGCGCGTGCAAGCTACCTCATCTCTACATGCCCTTTGGGGTGGGGCCCCGGGTGTGCCTAGGCCAGAACTTGGCCATGGTTGAACTCAAGTTGCTTCTGGCTTTACtcctctccaacttctccttcgcCCTCTCCCCCACGTATCGCTACGCGCCGGCTCTAAGATTGGTAGTAGAGCCGGAGCATGGAGCCGATCTCATAATCACCAAGTTGTAGAAACATATACAGTCGTAAGGATACGATCCTGGTTACTAATCAATGCTCAAATATCTTACTATCAATAAGATGTACAATTTTAAATAGTTATGATTGTACCCTACTTATAGGTATACCCACAGTCCCCCCTATATATATGGTTTGTTATATATTTATTCATACAtcattgttgattatggtttGTTACATGTGCACCATTCGTATGGTAATCAATAAAATTTTGAATATGACATTATCTTCTTTTATTGTTTGCTGAGAGATATCAAAATGGATGATTAATAATATACACACCTAAATTATACACTTTTACATTAATTGTATGATTTGCGAATATATGTGTAATTTGAGTGCAACCATTACTAATACTAtaatatatttgtataatgtATAAATAGAAGTTATTAGTTGCATACACTTGTCACCAAAAAAGACATTTGTTCATAATCCCATTCCCTTCTGATTTTATCAACTTTGATGGTAGAACTTGACCCACCACATCATCAAAATgatctttttcttgtttcttctttaaaaagaaaaaatcggtgattaaaaaaaataataatgatggATCCGGCTATGGACATGGATATTGCTGATTGTGATTTTTTGAGCGACATAGGTGATAGTGATGGTAATGATAGCCACGATGAATTCTCATCTGACCCTGAGATTGATAAATATTATGTTCATTGTATCACTTGCCGGAATCGCTTATTTGGCCGCCAGAGGCCTCTTCATTTGGTCATCGGCGGTGGATTAGGTACTTCCAAACtacatttacatatatatatatatatatatatatacatatacaaatACACACATTACCtttcattttattattaacaAGGAAAAAAAACCCAAGTTTTCATATTCACTCTACATATGACATAATAAACTTTCTAGAAATCTTTTTTATATTCAGGCCAATAAATTGTGTTGATAGTGCGACAATCGAATTGGCCttccctaatttttttttcaggGAAATTTCTTATTTTTTGTGTGTATGTTCAGCCGCTGATGTCATACTATGGAGGAACAAAGAAACATCAGCATGTGTACTTGCTGGTGCAACAGTTGTATGGCTTCTAATAGAGTGGATTGGTTACCAATTCCTTACAATTCTTTGCAATGCTCTCTTACTCACATTCACCTCACTTTTCCTCTGGTCCAATCTTGCCTCCTATACCAATTTTGTGTGAGTTTTTTTCCTATAGAAAATATGATTTTGTTTAATGTTTGATATGTATGAACTATATTCATGGTTGTAGGCTTTGAAgagttagtatatatatatatatatatatatatattgttattggCGATTGCATGGTCATATATATGTATGACAGAATACATACATTGTTGTTATGAGTGCTCTTTAATACACTTGATATTATTTTGGCTCTTTTAGTGAGGCTTTTAGTTTGTGCTGTATAGGTCACCCCCAGAATTGCCAAATATCACATTACCTGAAGGCTCACTGGTGAGACCTGCTCTTTTGCTGAGATGGGAGTATCTTCGAGCTCTGAGAACCTTTGGAGAAGTAATATTTGGGGCAGATTTGAAAAGATTTTTTAAGGTATAAGCTTTGTTTAGTTATAATGTATAAAACGTATGAAATTTTCCATAGAATGACTACAACATGAGATACTAATACTATACTAATAAATATGTTAGATGGTTGGAACTCTGTGGATTCTCTCAGTTTCTGGTAGCCGGTTCAACCTTTTAACTCTCTTTTATTTGGGTCAGTTCCAGCTTCTCGTATGTGTAGCTCCTTTCTTTATTTCCTCGAGTCTTTTGAGCCTGAATAAAAAATACTAATTGATGTTGCTTCTGTACATTGTTATTGTATCAAAAAACGACAATGTTATTTAGCACTAATGAGATATCATCTCTTGTTGTCTGGTGCAGTGACTGTGATATTGTTGACTGTGCCAATGCTTTATGAGAACTTTGAAGACAATGTGGACAGCTTTGCCGAGAAGGCATTCCTTGAGATAAGAAAGAAGTACGCGCAGTTGGATCAAAGGGTTTTccaaaaacttaaaaaatggcaTTAAGAaccaataaatttttttattagtatctcagtatttttttgttgtttgCTCATTTACTTGTTTAAGTAAGTTTTGTCATTATTTTCTGGTGGAGGTTATTGTGAAGATACAGACCATATCAATGAGTTTATTTTTTGGCTATACCAGGAACGAGTTTATAGTTTCTGCCATGataaataaatatgtaaaatgtGTTAAAGATTCTTACAACCCTTGTGAGATTTTCGTCAATTCATAGTTTCTCTAAAAGAAATAGGCACCTTTACTTGCTGGCTCGTAGATTTTTTAAGCATGTTTCGAAGATTGAAAACCCATGGTTTCTCCCCCAATGTTATTCCTTAATGTTGACATTAATCATCTTCGATTAGCCAGTTTATGAAAGTTTAATAAGCTAAAATGTCTTTTGGTGAACATATAAATTGGCAGTGTATTAAAGAATTGAGTGTACAACTACAGCCAaaatctaaacataatcaaaCTCAGCTTCATATTTTAGGCAGGTTCTAAAAAATGGAAGGCATGCTT contains the following coding sequences:
- the LOC133788268 gene encoding reticulon-like protein B2; this translates as MMDPAMDMDIADCDFLSDIGDSDGNDSHDEFSSDPEIDKYYVHCITCRNRLFGRQRPLHLVIGGGLAADVILWRNKETSACVLAGATVVWLLIEWIGYQFLTILCNALLLTFTSLFLWSNLASYTNFVSPPELPNITLPEGSLVRPALLLRWEYLRALRTFGEVIFGADLKRFFKMVGTLWILSVSGSRFNLLTLFYLVTVILLTVPMLYENFEDNVDSFAEKAFLEIRKKYAQLDQRVFQKLKKWH